AAAAAAGATACCGTATGGACTACCAATTTTACTCCAGCCTCTAATGCTGCATTGATTGCTTTTAAATTTAAAAGTGGAAAACTAACTGATATCGGTCAATCTGCTGCCTACGGCTGGATGCTCTTCGGAAAAGATGGTAAAAATGTTCCAGGCTCATACGCCGGTTGGGCATTTTTAAGAAATGCATCTGTACCTGAGCTTTTCCCTGATTTCACCAAAGATAAATTGTTAATTGGAGATGATGTGGTCGTGTATTGGATGGAGCAACAGTTAAAACAATCTCCTTCAAGCAAAAGGGATATCTTTTATCCTCATTTAAAAGTACTGAAAAAGGTAGATCCTGAAAAAGCTAAAAAAGCGGCGCTGAAAGACATTGCCTATATGAAAGACCTTACTGATTTTACAGTAAAGGATTTAAACAACATCAAAAGAGTATATGCTGAAATCCTGGAAAATCCTGCTGCTGCAGATTCCATGGCCAAAGTAATTGCCTCTATTGATTCAGCTGCGATTAAAGCGCGCAACCCAGAAAAACTTGCTGCTTTCAAAGCAATGGGTGCTGAAAGAGATTACAAAAAACTGATGCTACTAAACATCAGCTTTCTGGAACGTTACCCGATGGATAAGGCCGATAGGGAGTTTGATAAGGCAAATTGGATAGACTATTCTAAAATTTATGGTTCTATTATCATAATTGCTTCTGTAGATCGTGATTCTGTAACATTCAAAAAATACGTAGCAAAAGCACCATTCGCTACCTTACCAAACATCTTTTACAAGTGTATGAAGGTACCCTATGTTTCCCTAAAAAGCTTTACAGCACAAGAAGCATATGTCTACGCAAGACCAATGATGGGAAGACTGCTCCAGTTTAATGAAGTTAAACCAGAAGGATTTATGCAAACTTATCTGGATAATGCTGGCGTATATGCGGATATCCTGATGCACTTAAATAAAGATGAGCAGGCTTTGGGTTTTGCGGGTGCTGCGCAACAAAAGTATGAATATGGTAATTCTCCTTTAAATGAAGTTTCGGCAATTTTATTGGAAAGAAACGGCCAAAAAGACAAGCTGAAATTTGTGCTGGAAAGTGCCATGAAGAAAAACCAGATGACCCCGCTGATGCTGGAGATGCTGAAAAAGAACTATATCGCCGAGAACAAAAGTGAAGCAGGTTATAATGCATATTTAGCGACTTTAAAAGACGTAACATTGAATGCCGAACTGGAGAGCAAGGTAAAAAAATCAATGATTAAAAAATCTGTTCCTGATTTCAACATAAAGAGCAACAGAGCCGGCAAAATGGTTAAACTAAGCGATCTGAAAGGAAAAGTTGTGGTATTCGATTTTTGGGCTTCCTGGTGCGCACCTTGTAAAGCGGCATTTCCGGGAATGAATATGGCCGTTGAGAAATACAAAAATGATAAAGACGTAGTTTTTTATTTTGTAGATACCCAGGAGAAAATGAAGGATTATGAAGCTTATGTGAATAAATATCTTAAAGACCGCAATTTTGACTTTAACGTATTGTTTGATGCAGACGCTAAGATGTCGGCAAGTTATGGTGTAGGGCCGATCCCTCATAAAATGGTGATCGACAAAAATGGCCTATTGCGTTTTTCGGAAGTTGGCTATATGGGAAGTCCATCAGAACTAGTTGACGAAATTAGCATGATGGTAGAACTGGCACGTAAAGCGGATTAAGCATGAAATTATTTTTCATCATAGTATTGAGCTGGTGTCTATGTACACCAGCCTTTTCTCAAAAAACAACCTTTAAAAGCGATAGTGTAACTTTTAAAAATACAAATGGCAGCATTACTTTTGGCGCAACGGTTTCTGTGCCAGCATCGGGTTTAAGTACTAATAATGCGGTAGTCTTGATATCTGGCGGTGGAATGCAGGACAGGGATGGCAAAATGGCCGGACACCCCTGGTTTAAAGTATTGGCTGAATTTTTAAATTCCAAAGGACTTACCGTTTTGCGCATGGATGATCGTGGTGTCGGAAAAACTACAGGCGATTATATGATGGCGACAACAGCTGATTTTGCGGATGATGCATTGGCTGCTATTACTTACCTGCAATCTCGTAAAGACCTGCGTTTAAAAAAGATTGGTCTTCTTGGACATAGCGAAGGTGGTGCAGCTAGTGCAATTGCAGCATCAAAATCTAAAAATGTAGCCTTTATCATCAGTTTATCTGGTTTGGCTATTAACGGTATGAGCTCATTAAAATCTCAAAATGAAGATATAGTTAATGCATCAGAACTGAAAGATTATGACAAAAAGCGTTCTAACGATATCAACAACCTGATGTTCCAAACTGCCCGTAAATATGTGGATTCGGCAAATATGGAGCAGAAACTTAACGAAACCTACGCAGAATGGAAAAAGAAAGACGATGTATATTTTAAAACCTTAAATATTGAGTTCGACCATTTTCGCTTTCCGGTTTACAGTTACGTAAATTATGCCGTTAAACCATGGTACCGTTATTTTTTAAAGTTTGACCCTACTGACTTCCTGCCAAAAGTAAAGGTACCGATCCTTGCCATAAATGGCGACAAGGATTTAATGGTACGTTCAGCCCCCAATTTGAGCAACTGGAAAAACCTTCCGGCTAAAGGTGGAAATAAAAAGGTAACAATTAAAGAAATTCCAGGTTTAAATCATTTGCTGCAGCATTGTATCACCTGCCAGCAGCAGGAATATGCAACAATTAAAGAAGATATAGCACCAGAGGTGCTCAAAGAACTGGGCTTATGGCTCAGCAATAACAATTTAGGAAAGTAATAATTATTAAGGGTGATGATGGATGTCATCACCCTTAATTTTGCTGCTTAATTTTTAGAATACCCTGGATTCTGTTCTCCGAAACTCGGGTTGTACATAAATTCAGATCTTGGTACTGGAAGGATATATTGCTCTTGTGTAGTAATGGTATGCCTCAACTGCCTTACAGTTGCAAAAGGCTGACGCAACAAGGCTAGCCATTCCTGTCCATCTTCGGCAACCAGGCTTTTAACTGTTTCTTTATAGATCTCTGCAAGCAACGTTTCAGGGGTACTGGCCGCCTCAACAGCCAGGTAATTGATGTTGTTTGTGGATGATGTAATGCCGGCTTTTTCCTGAACGGTATGAATCAGCGCTTTTGCATCGGCCAGACTACCACCCGATCGTACAATGGCTTCGGCTTTTAAAAGGTATACTTCTGTAAGCCTCAGTGCATAACTGGCTTCTGAAATTAGTGTAGGCGTAGTAGACTGCGCAATATATTTGGTAAAGAAAAATGTATTGGGCACCCGGGTACTTGGGTTTGCCGGGCCAATAACCCAGGTTTGGCGAGGGTCATTTGCGTACAAATTGTTTAATGCCGCAGTTGCTGCATACAAACTGGATGCACCGGGCCAATATTGCAAACTTTTGCTAAAAGTAGCCTTCTCCTGCCCTACCTGTGGGATAATCCCAAGGATAACTTCTTTACTGGTCAAACCAGCAGTACGAAACACATCTCTAGCATTCGTTTCCAATACATAGGGACCAGTTTGGATAAGAGTGTTGGCCAAATTTACCACTTCTGCATAATCCCCTGCAGCGCCCCTACTCATCAATACGCGCATTTTCAAAGCCATGCCCGCCCATTTTGTAGCATAATGCCTGGGATTGACGGCCGGCCCATTGGCTATCACCGCATCCAAATCGGCCAGGATAAAATTATAGCTCTCTTTTACACTGCTCCGGGCTTTTGCAATGTTGCTCAGTGTAGACAATTCATCGCGCAGCAAAACCCCGTATGGGCTTTCCACCTTATACCATTCGCCATAAAAAACCAGCAATTTAAAATGTGCGTAAGCCCTCAAAAACCTGGCTTCAGCCAAAATCTCTTGTTTTCTATTCGCCGAAAATTTATGGTCAGCCAGTGCAGTTACCCCCTTAATGACGCCATTGGCCGAATTTAGTAAGATATAAGATTCCGCCCAGTAATAGCTGGTTGTCCTTGCATTCAAATTCAAATCTTCATTGTAACCGGTAGAAACACCAAAAGTTAAGTGCCCGGCAAATCTGGCCGGGAAAACCTCATGCATTTGCCAGCCTGTTTTTACAGCAGTAGCATTGGCAAATGTGTAATAGGCACCATTTAAGGCAATCTGCGCAGTACCCTGGTCCAGAATGGTATTGGCATCCACTTTCGCATTTTGGGGTAAAGCACTCAATTCTTTTTTACATGCGCCAAAGCCTATCAGCAATAATCCGGCGACCAGGTATTTATATAATGTTGTCATAATGTTCTTAATTAATTCCTAAACGAAATCCAAAACTGTACTGTTTAACTGAGGCGTAGCCACCCGAATCACTGTAGCCACCAATCAGACTATAAGGGTTATTGCTGGTCTCAGGATCTGCTCCGGGGTAATTGGTGATGGTGAACACATTAGTTGCGGAAACATAAAAGGATGCCCGGCTCATTTTTAGTTTAGACAATAGTGATTTTGGCAGCTGATAATTTAGGGTAACTGATTTTAACCTTAAAAATGAGGCATCATAAATATTGTCTTTTGAGGCCGCACCGTAACCAAATCCATCAGTAAGCACCAGTTTGGGCCGGGTGG
The Pedobacter sp. MC2016-14 DNA segment above includes these coding regions:
- a CDS encoding TlpA disulfide reductase family protein, giving the protein MKKLTFASIFMMLAITTLSLFAQDKNFKLSTEKPVAGEQVGVTYNPKGTVLEGKKNITATVYQFCDYQWKKNDITLEKKDTVWTTNFTPASNAALIAFKFKSGKLTDIGQSAAYGWMLFGKDGKNVPGSYAGWAFLRNASVPELFPDFTKDKLLIGDDVVVYWMEQQLKQSPSSKRDIFYPHLKVLKKVDPEKAKKAALKDIAYMKDLTDFTVKDLNNIKRVYAEILENPAAADSMAKVIASIDSAAIKARNPEKLAAFKAMGAERDYKKLMLLNISFLERYPMDKADREFDKANWIDYSKIYGSIIIIASVDRDSVTFKKYVAKAPFATLPNIFYKCMKVPYVSLKSFTAQEAYVYARPMMGRLLQFNEVKPEGFMQTYLDNAGVYADILMHLNKDEQALGFAGAAQQKYEYGNSPLNEVSAILLERNGQKDKLKFVLESAMKKNQMTPLMLEMLKKNYIAENKSEAGYNAYLATLKDVTLNAELESKVKKSMIKKSVPDFNIKSNRAGKMVKLSDLKGKVVVFDFWASWCAPCKAAFPGMNMAVEKYKNDKDVVFYFVDTQEKMKDYEAYVNKYLKDRNFDFNVLFDADAKMSASYGVGPIPHKMVIDKNGLLRFSEVGYMGSPSELVDEISMMVELARKAD
- a CDS encoding S9 family peptidase; protein product: MKLFFIIVLSWCLCTPAFSQKTTFKSDSVTFKNTNGSITFGATVSVPASGLSTNNAVVLISGGGMQDRDGKMAGHPWFKVLAEFLNSKGLTVLRMDDRGVGKTTGDYMMATTADFADDALAAITYLQSRKDLRLKKIGLLGHSEGGAASAIAASKSKNVAFIISLSGLAINGMSSLKSQNEDIVNASELKDYDKKRSNDINNLMFQTARKYVDSANMEQKLNETYAEWKKKDDVYFKTLNIEFDHFRFPVYSYVNYAVKPWYRYFLKFDPTDFLPKVKVPILAINGDKDLMVRSAPNLSNWKNLPAKGGNKKVTIKEIPGLNHLLQHCITCQQQEYATIKEDIAPEVLKELGLWLSNNNLGK
- a CDS encoding RagB/SusD family nutrient uptake outer membrane protein translates to MTTLYKYLVAGLLLIGFGACKKELSALPQNAKVDANTILDQGTAQIALNGAYYTFANATAVKTGWQMHEVFPARFAGHLTFGVSTGYNEDLNLNARTTSYYWAESYILLNSANGVIKGVTALADHKFSANRKQEILAEARFLRAYAHFKLLVFYGEWYKVESPYGVLLRDELSTLSNIAKARSSVKESYNFILADLDAVIANGPAVNPRHYATKWAGMALKMRVLMSRGAAGDYAEVVNLANTLIQTGPYVLETNARDVFRTAGLTSKEVILGIIPQVGQEKATFSKSLQYWPGASSLYAATAALNNLYANDPRQTWVIGPANPSTRVPNTFFFTKYIAQSTTPTLISEASYALRLTEVYLLKAEAIVRSGGSLADAKALIHTVQEKAGITSSTNNINYLAVEAASTPETLLAEIYKETVKSLVAEDGQEWLALLRQPFATVRQLRHTITTQEQYILPVPRSEFMYNPSFGEQNPGYSKN